From a single Rutidosis leptorrhynchoides isolate AG116_Rl617_1_P2 chromosome 5, CSIRO_AGI_Rlap_v1, whole genome shotgun sequence genomic region:
- the LOC139849766 gene encoding uncharacterized protein, which yields MWEANQMGEDWPELKVKPEKGREEWSWSWSKDGSFSVHRLTDILVRSSPDIAPVSIMSLRNKLVPLKVELFIWRTRHKRLPTRVELDKRGMELGTVRCPVCDNGLESVEHSIILCTFASDIWNRVYDWWKLGPLTNLGINESFLGNGYNFTSDLGKQLWQATEWVTGYMIWKSRNAFTFTKIKPTCAMVFKDIQLKCFEWFSNRIKGTNIEWDVWLANPRVYDSLALSSRRSGID from the coding sequence GTAGAGAAGAATGGTCATGGTCTTGGAGTAAGGATGGCTCGTTTTCGGTTCACAGGCTTACGGATATTCTGGTCCGGAGCAGCCCTGACATCGCACCCGTGAGCATAATGTCGCTCCGCAACAAATTGGTCCCCCTCAAAGTTGAGTTGTTTATTTGGCGTACTCGACACAAAAGGTTACCTACAAGAGTTGAACTTGACAAGAGAGGTATGGAACTGGGTACGGTACGTTGTCCAGTTTGTGACAATGGTTTGGAATCAGTAGAGCACTCCATCATCTTATGCACGTTCGCTTCTGACATTTGGAATCGAGTCTATGATTGGTGGAAGCTCGGCCCTCTTACAAACTTGGGTATAAATGAATCTTTTCTTGGGAATGGATATAATTTCACCTCCGACTTGGGAAAACAGTTGTGGCAAGCTACGGAATGGGTTACGGGATACATGATTTGGAAAAGTAGGAACGCTTTCACTTTCACTAAGATAAAACCTACATGCGCAATGGTTTTCAAAGACATCCAACTTAAATGCTTCGAATGGTTCTCTAATAGGATCAAAGGTACCAATATTGAATGGGATGTCTGGCTTGCAAATCCACGAGTTTATGATTCGCTAGCTTTATCGTCTAGGAGATCCGGGATAGATTAA